The window ACTCGAAGCACAAAACACTTCCACACTTAATCTCGTAGTACCCTATATAAAccgaaattaaaattaaactcacTAAACTGCAAAACCCGGCTAGTTATGTCTTAAGATCTCACTTCTCTCCGGAACACACCTTCATCATGTAGTAGTATGTCTTTAAActcaaaactaataataaataaaacactctttttaaaaaaagcTTAAGCTGCAAAACTTTTCAAGGGGATGTGTTGATGATAATCGGCGAAAAAGAAGCTAGAGTCGAACTCAACATCTGGAAAGTCCCAATCAGGTAGCTCGCTCGGACCACCACCACTGTCTTCGAACCCTAGCATAGTGAAATCATCAAACTGATCATCAGTGAATAAGCAATCCAAGTTCTCTTCAGCAAAGAAACCAAGATCAGCAGCCATCTGTCCCTCGTCTTCGGCAAAGAAACCAAGATCAGGGATCGGTAGCTCAGCGAAGTTGAAACCGAACAACACTTCCTTGCTCGAATCAACACCAGTAGCAGGAGCGATCTTGATCTCTTCTTTAAGCTTATTAGTAGTTGGTGTTGAAGCTGAAGTGTCTTGCTCAGGAGGTGAAGAGCGAGAGCATTGACTAGTCTCAGACACGGAGTCATTAGTAGTAGTGGAGAGAAGTGCGTCATACTCTTTCCTCTTGACTTTATAAGCTTGATGAGCTGCTTCTTCGGTGTCAAAAGTACCCAACCAGGTCCTGATTTTGGTGATGGGATGTCTAATCTCAGCAGCCCATTTACCCCATTTCCTCTGCCTGACACCAACAGGCTTCTTCTTAGAACACCGAGGACGAGAAGCTGCTGCTGCTTTCTTGCTGATTGTTTTGGTGCTGTCCTGTGAAGAACTCACAGAAGCAGACTCAGCAacacgaggaggaggaggaggagcaacaGACTCCAGAGGTGGGAAGTTAACAACGCG is drawn from Raphanus sativus cultivar WK10039 unplaced genomic scaffold, ASM80110v3 Scaffold3239, whole genome shotgun sequence and contains these coding sequences:
- the LOC108823404 gene encoding ethylene-responsive transcription factor ERF118, which translates into the protein MVGIISNQLSLSEMKKPKRCNPQETQQPLRKVRILVNDPYATDDDSSSDEGDETKMRRIVRVVNFPPLESVAPPPPPRVAESASVSSSQDSTKTISKKAAAASRPRCSKKKPVGVRQRKWGKWAAEIRHPITKIRTWLGTFDTEEAAHQAYKVKRKEYDALLSTTTNDSVSETSQCSRSSPPEQDTSASTPTTNKLKEEIKIAPATGVDSSKEVLFGFNFAELPIPDLGFFAEDEGQMAADLGFFAEENLDCLFTDDQFDDFTMLGFEDSGGGPSELPDWDFPDVEFDSSFFFADYHQHIPLKSFAA